In one window of Pseudoalteromonas sp. GCY DNA:
- a CDS encoding non-ribosomal peptide synthetase, with protein MSVSELILNAKEQGVHLFVREGKLGFKLIGALFPEQLKADIQSRKAEVIAFLTAIEDAKQNKQLDGEKLCAIARTEPCYPLSYNQRSMLFIQTLDTESVTYNCPGSIKVEGHFRPEIAEQAFTYLLNRHEVLRTVYRQTDQGGMQFVLEAFNFSMPVHDISAEKNQSELVYQYQYQDFMKPFNLAEDLMFRAQFLRLSDNVGVLLYNIHHIATDGWSMKLLIAEFSEVYQALSEGKPIQLPELPLQYIDYACWQQKHLKGPFLERQLQYWERQLAGAPQYHSLPVKCIKGGLGDISSNCIVRSLSAELSAQSKHLATECSATLFMLLHAVFSVTLSRFSGMQDISVGTPIANRSYKKLENTVGYFINALVLRVQVDETLTMRKFINDVRQVNMSAHANSDIPFDLLVDKFCPDRGASTSPLFQFMLKIEDAEEEMLKQESLAISNYEQVDDTAKFDIELVGHESHGEITLSFKYNTELFNTVFMTRIIDSFCHLLRCVVELPDEAIGTFAALPVDGNASMSILSKPSAVATLDEENYYYHFLKSAQKHPSHTAVSHQGKRWSYSQLLGAVNGIAHSMLDEGVQVSERVAVMIAPGFDLVAAQLAIMAIGAVYVPIDVTHPKHRIEAIIENAGIQRIVVNQADSCWLESVKIIDCTDIAPHSDIVFRKVSGRELAYVMYTSGSTGKPKGVAVAHQQLTKFVFNVNQRVCMGDSDIVPAIVSATFDISVFEVLASLVAGAEVRMVDLAALTQPELLIEQTSDATIFHAVPSLMSAILEVLEGCKSGYPRLKTVMSGGDKVPVQLLRNLRDRFPAARILEIYGPTETTVFASIYVIEPGDEILPACIGDALPGTHLSVRDKHAKLVPVGVVGELYISGDGVTDGYLNNAELTAQSFVEMEGVRYYRSGDLVHQDERGLLRYIGRKDDQIKIRGQRIELREIERCLLECASVCQAQVFVSQGEQPKIFASVRSDSISQSDTNGILNELRQKLPKYMIPSAIYVTQQWPLNINGKIDKKQLMLACEAINKNVELQSAEPLTTQTEKDIAQAWQAVLQLSERTFYKNHNFFELGGHSLLVFKVVKRLTEQGYKIEVKDVLETQDIAELAIRIIGDGAARTETSPYAVRLNQEGNRVLFAIHPFGGGVDNYKYLANDLDGRLTLIGIQAPYLAEISFRFNTMKELAEHYVEHIQLVQPQGPYALLGWSGGGGLAYLMALCLLRRGEQVDYLGMLDSYAPQAHKLPEDIASAVEKIQTAFDLNLSAEELVPIHDESSLLDLVRGKARQGNNEFAQSELLEIGIAFGLDFLNSPFEGEVLCGVTRCDNFYATKNPKHLRNLAHWQAWINAMEVAVDCDHVDIVDEPNSTIISRVLLSALDSIE; from the coding sequence ATGAGTGTTAGTGAGTTAATTCTAAATGCGAAGGAGCAGGGAGTACACCTGTTTGTCAGAGAAGGAAAGCTGGGTTTTAAGCTCATCGGAGCACTGTTTCCTGAGCAGTTAAAAGCGGATATTCAATCGCGTAAGGCTGAGGTTATCGCCTTTTTAACTGCGATTGAAGATGCAAAGCAGAACAAGCAGTTGGATGGTGAGAAGTTGTGTGCCATTGCGCGTACGGAACCTTGTTATCCACTGTCTTACAATCAAAGAAGTATGCTGTTTATTCAGACGCTGGACACAGAAAGCGTAACTTACAACTGTCCTGGCTCGATAAAAGTAGAAGGCCATTTTAGACCTGAGATAGCAGAGCAGGCATTTACCTATTTGCTTAATCGCCACGAGGTACTTAGAACTGTTTATCGCCAAACGGATCAAGGCGGTATGCAATTCGTGCTGGAAGCGTTCAATTTTTCGATGCCTGTACATGATATATCAGCTGAAAAGAATCAATCAGAGCTAGTTTATCAGTATCAATATCAAGACTTTATGAAACCGTTTAACTTGGCTGAAGACCTTATGTTTCGGGCACAGTTTTTGAGGTTATCTGATAATGTAGGGGTATTGTTGTATAACATCCATCATATAGCGACTGATGGATGGTCTATGAAGTTGTTGATAGCAGAGTTCTCTGAAGTTTATCAGGCTCTTTCTGAGGGCAAGCCCATCCAGCTTCCAGAGTTACCTCTGCAGTATATTGATTACGCCTGTTGGCAACAAAAGCACCTAAAAGGCCCTTTTCTAGAGCGGCAATTACAATATTGGGAGCGACAGCTGGCTGGGGCGCCACAGTATCACTCTTTGCCTGTTAAGTGCATAAAGGGCGGGCTTGGAGACATCTCATCGAATTGTATAGTTCGGAGCCTGAGCGCAGAGTTATCCGCGCAATCTAAGCACCTGGCTACTGAATGTTCGGCTACATTATTCATGCTACTGCACGCTGTGTTTTCTGTGACTTTAAGTCGCTTTTCTGGCATGCAAGATATCTCTGTGGGTACACCCATAGCGAATCGCAGCTATAAGAAACTAGAGAATACAGTTGGCTATTTCATTAATGCATTGGTGCTCAGAGTGCAGGTTGATGAAACGCTGACGATGAGAAAGTTTATTAATGACGTACGTCAGGTAAATATGTCTGCTCACGCCAACTCTGATATTCCCTTCGATCTGCTTGTTGATAAATTTTGCCCAGATCGTGGAGCGTCCACATCTCCATTGTTTCAGTTCATGTTAAAGATAGAAGATGCCGAAGAAGAGATGCTGAAACAAGAAAGCCTCGCTATCAGCAACTATGAGCAAGTAGACGATACGGCAAAGTTTGATATTGAATTGGTTGGTCATGAGTCTCACGGTGAAATCACTCTGAGCTTTAAATATAATACGGAGTTATTTAATACTGTTTTCATGACCCGCATTATTGATAGCTTCTGTCATTTGTTACGCTGTGTTGTTGAACTGCCCGATGAAGCGATTGGAACTTTTGCAGCTCTGCCTGTAGATGGCAATGCATCTATGTCTATCTTATCTAAGCCTTCAGCCGTTGCGACACTGGATGAAGAAAACTATTACTATCATTTCCTTAAGTCTGCGCAAAAGCATCCATCACATACCGCAGTTAGTCACCAAGGAAAGCGGTGGAGTTATTCCCAGCTGTTAGGGGCGGTTAACGGTATTGCACACTCAATGCTAGATGAAGGTGTGCAAGTCTCAGAACGAGTTGCGGTGATGATTGCGCCCGGATTTGATCTGGTTGCTGCTCAACTAGCAATTATGGCGATTGGTGCAGTGTATGTACCAATTGATGTGACTCACCCGAAGCATCGTATTGAAGCCATTATAGAGAATGCCGGTATTCAACGAATTGTAGTCAACCAGGCCGACAGTTGTTGGCTGGAGAGCGTGAAGATAATTGATTGTACTGATATTGCTCCTCACTCTGACATTGTCTTCAGAAAGGTGAGTGGTCGGGAGCTTGCCTATGTAATGTACACATCTGGTTCAACTGGCAAGCCCAAAGGGGTTGCCGTTGCTCATCAGCAACTTACGAAATTTGTATTTAATGTTAATCAGAGAGTGTGCATGGGGGATAGCGATATTGTTCCTGCGATTGTTAGTGCCACTTTTGATATTTCGGTATTTGAAGTGCTGGCATCCCTTGTTGCTGGTGCAGAGGTCAGGATGGTTGACTTAGCAGCCCTGACACAGCCTGAGCTACTCATTGAACAAACGTCGGATGCTACCATATTTCACGCTGTACCTAGTTTAATGAGTGCCATTCTTGAAGTGCTTGAGGGTTGCAAATCTGGTTACCCGCGTTTAAAAACGGTGATGTCTGGTGGAGATAAAGTACCTGTACAATTGCTGCGAAATTTACGCGACCGTTTTCCTGCTGCGAGAATCTTGGAAATATATGGGCCCACAGAAACAACGGTGTTTGCGAGTATATATGTAATTGAGCCTGGTGATGAGATATTACCTGCTTGTATAGGAGACGCTCTACCTGGTACTCATCTCAGCGTAAGAGATAAACATGCGAAGTTAGTTCCTGTGGGTGTCGTTGGAGAGTTGTATATCAGTGGAGATGGTGTGACTGATGGATACTTAAATAATGCCGAGCTCACGGCACAAAGCTTTGTGGAAATGGAAGGTGTACGCTACTACCGAAGCGGCGATTTGGTTCATCAAGATGAACGTGGGCTATTGAGGTACATCGGACGTAAGGACGATCAGATAAAGATCCGTGGTCAGCGAATCGAGCTGCGGGAAATTGAGCGTTGTCTATTGGAGTGTGCTTCAGTATGCCAGGCACAAGTTTTTGTGTCTCAAGGAGAGCAGCCAAAGATATTTGCATCGGTCCGTAGCGACAGTATCTCGCAATCGGATACAAATGGCATATTGAACGAATTACGCCAAAAACTGCCCAAATATATGATTCCATCAGCAATTTATGTAACTCAGCAGTGGCCGCTTAACATCAACGGTAAGATTGACAAGAAACAACTTATGTTGGCCTGCGAAGCAATTAATAAAAATGTGGAACTTCAGAGTGCAGAGCCCTTAACTACTCAAACTGAGAAAGATATTGCTCAGGCGTGGCAGGCAGTTCTGCAGTTATCAGAGAGAACATTTTACAAAAATCACAATTTTTTTGAGTTAGGTGGCCATTCTTTATTGGTATTTAAAGTCGTTAAAAGGCTGACTGAGCAAGGTTACAAGATCGAAGTAAAGGATGTGCTTGAAACTCAGGATATTGCAGAACTTGCAATTCGAATAATCGGAGATGGCGCTGCAAGAACGGAAACATCTCCTTACGCGGTTCGGCTTAATCAGGAAGGAAATCGAGTGCTATTCGCTATTCACCCATTTGGGGGGGGAGTGGATAACTATAAGTATTTAGCCAACGACCTGGACGGAAGATTGACATTAATTGGTATACAGGCACCTTATTTAGCTGAAATATCTTTTAGATTTAACACAATGAAGGAGTTGGCTGAACATTATGTTGAGCATATTCAGCTTGTGCAGCCGCAGGGACCATATGCGTTATTAGGGTGGTCTGGAGGTGGAGGACTCGCTTATTTAATGGCTTTGTGTTTATTGCGCCGTGGTGAGCAAGTCGATTATTTGGGTATGCTGGACTCCTATGCTCCACAAGCACATAAGCTGCCAGAAGATATTGCAAGTGCAGTCGAGAAAATTCAGACGGCATTTGATTTGAACCTTAGTGCTGAGGAGCTTGTTCCAATACATGATGAGTCTTCATTGCTCGACTTAGTAAGAGGCAAGGCTCGTCAGGGTAATAATGAATTTGCTCAATCTGAACTGCTAGAAATAGGTATTGCATTTGGGCTAGATTTCCTTAACTCGCCATTTGAAGGGGAGGTGCTTTGCGGTGTTACACGATGCGACAATTTTTATGCGACCAAAAACCCAAAGCATTTGCGTAATTTGGCCCACTGGCAAGCTTGGATAAATGCTATGGAAGTGGCTGTTGACTGTGATCATGTGGATATTGTTGACGAGCCAAATAGCACTATAATAAGTCGGGTTTTGCTATCCGCTTTGGATTCGATAGAGTAA